A DNA window from Drosophila virilis strain 15010-1051.87 chromosome 4, Dvir_AGI_RSII-ME, whole genome shotgun sequence contains the following coding sequences:
- the Pvr gene encoding vascular endothelial growth factor receptor 1 isoform X3, translating to MRKLLYVLFGLIGISIFDRLEALPRPQNDFEDNDILYNCGGEMGVPLITPCKDSLKLDAGTSYTLQCEASEPIDWWHGHYGHKLSETFDNIGDPQRPYGIRLTLDEVSVENVGAYYCIKSSLGLDPNNWTEETLIELVNNNEASTIYVFVNDKSNLLAPLEPIIQARQYSEVIIPCKPAMPETEVLLTFNSDTFSSETAARYDPKRGFVIEIRSVTDGGEYYCEPKIPSPDNEEESTIIVVRFIGNGHIDTFGLDDKTLVPSMMLTNITHDEIKVMVIAGESINVTNSVNDTVALIISGAGHVANAIDNVIDNDIDSDNYTDNVTTETLDPETDYSSSLSSSSSSSPSSSSSPRRPKRSPTKLAPMQPLPSRQPKGQATDRLNKPIINSTSRGHVYEGQTFQLVCELSAPYGVSYDMHWVVPDKVDKFRYNYTEALFDERAKNTTHRVGRSKLTVTDARLTDKGAYKCVVSDSFRNMEYASYRMHVMQPNSSYLKVSEPSNHYTVHEHVNRTIQMTANFEGFPQPTFKWYKPNGIEVWDTEQNFQILATETSTTLKILNAQLEDSGSYVLKGTNGIDVKQLSFNVSVISGPVLSMGDVYVVAGQEAHLNCSVKSFPQAVVTFLFKPCSLKPRWPSCELASQNFSYKTNTRPGLLSVESIHEAIFTPDKPGIIICVAQNQIDNKLVTSQTRAHVLLGTIAENISISGMDPNRKIAKGDQESFTCAALAYHFDGNLEWYLDGELISEGPDVELETNSTEYSYTKTLKFHAIADKDRGTYECRARYINDPDKYDSREITVYVHDPKAPQWSYTNLNAKSKIERNLGDSLILECKSKAVPQAKVSWYKDDVELFETNRTHLVEDGTKLLIPHLYPKHDGIYRCVVANRLGSIENSVTVVIANIPGVSKLWIWVGAIFFGVLIALCAFLAVRYREERKNHLALKSAGLANFEEGDVAQINPALSLDEQAELLPYNREFEFPRDKLKLGKQLGAGAFGVVLKGEAEGIRSDEPVSTVAVKMVKRTADAEVVRALVSELKIMVHLGQHLNVVNLLGAVTKNIAKRELMVIVEYCRFGNIQNFLLRNRKCFINQINPINDRIDPSIMTQRISDNFDLHRDVGGGLKYVNVGFPNHPYINHVNNNYTHTHRRNSDNDPRSGTRAGRTVTGGSTYDRQLDTCATEATVMTTVPEDEHIMSNNSIQPAWRSNYKTDSTEAMTVTTIDLVSWAFQVARGMYYLSSKKVLHGDLAARNILLCEDNVVKICDFGLARSMYRGDNYKKSESGKLPIKWLALESLSDHVFSTYSDVWSFGIVLWEFFSLSKVPYPGIDPNQELFNKLNDGYRMEKPPYANQELYEIMLECWRKSPESRPLFHVLERRLANMLGEDVANHYLDLNDPYMRSNTEYMKNRPTDYLSLMGSPDEFAPAAPRYVNGHIVPDIRIEASPDDYLQMNAENNTAIFSPTRPKGDANQSTEFADLPAIETNETSFTFPDTRTVVGQHSPTLANNMDSSAHKPLRRKNGMPTVDAADQAPEEIPMLHRTSTSDGERSPEQARRFPQALKQQYVTPTPSPRHHIETTLNGSGENYVNVKPPRKNLVNKSAPGGNSSSSSTDAFSNPSYQPLTVVNEKQERRY from the exons ATGCGGAAACTCTTGTATGTGCTGTTCGGCCTTATCGGGATCTCAATATTCGACCGCTTGGAAGCAT TGCCACGTCCTCAAAATGACTTTGAGGATAACGATATACTCTACAATTGTGGCGGCGAAATGGGCGTGCCGCTTATAACGCCCTGCAAGGACTCTCTCAAGCTGGATGCGGGCACCTCGTACACGCTCCAGTGCGAGGCCAGTGAGCCCATCGATTGGTGGCATGGCCACTATGGACACAAGCTGAGCGAGACATTTGACAACATTGGGGATCCACAGCGTCCGTATGGCATTAGGCTGACGCTGGACGAGGTGAGCGTTGAAAATGTGGGTGCCTATTACTGCATCAAAAGCTCGCTGGGACTGGATCCGAACAACTGGACCGAGGAGACGCTGATCGAGCTGGTCAACAACAATGAAGCCAGCACCATCTATGTGTTTGTGAATGACAAAAGCAATTTGCTGGCGCCGCTGGAGCCCATCATCCAAGCACGACAATACTCCGAAGTgataataccctgtaaaccgGCCATGCCCGAGACGGAGGTGCTGCTGACATTTAACAGTGAT ACATTTTCCAGTGAGACAGCCGCTCGATATGATCCGAAACGCGGCTTTGTTATCGAAATACGCAGCGTTACCGATGGCGGTGAATATTACTGCGAGCCCAAAATACCCTCGCCGGATAATGAAGAGGAAAGCACGATCATAGTTGTGCGCTTTATTGGTAACGGTCACATTGATA CATTCGGATTGGATGATAAGACTTTGGTGCCATCTATGATGTTAACTAACATAACGCACGATGAAATTAAGGTTATGGTTATCGCTGGTGAATCTATCAATGTTACTAACAGTGTAAATGATACCGTTGCACTAATAATATCTGGTGCTGGGCATGTTGCAAACGCTATCGATAACGTGATCGATAACGATATCGATAGCGATAACTATACCGATAACGTAACCACCGAGACCCTAGACCCAGAAACTGACTACTCATCCTCGTTATCATCATCCTCGTCCTCCTCGCCATCGTCGTCTTCTTCGCCGCGTCGTCCAAAGCGCAGCCCCACGAAGTTGGCCCCGATGCAACCCTTGCCCTCAAGGCAACCAAAAGGGC AAGCGACCGATCGCCTCAACAAGCCCATCATCAACTCGACATCGCGTGGCCATGTCTACGAGGGACAAACATTCCAGCTAGTCTGCGAACTGTCCGCACCGTACGGCGTTTCCTACGACATGCACTGGGTTGTTCCGGACAAGGTGGACAAG TTTCGCTACAACTATACCGAGGCGCTGTTCGACGAGCGGGCCAAGAATACCACCCACCGGGTGGGTCGCAGCAAGCTGACCGTGACAGATGCCAGGTTGACCGACAAAGGAGCCTACAAGTGTGTCGTGAGTGACTCGTTTAGGAATATGGAGTACGCTTCCTACAGGATGCATGTTATGC AGCCCAACTCGAGCTATCTGAAGGTGTCAGAGCCCTCGAATCACTATACGGTGCACGAGCATGTCAACCGTACTATCCAGATGACGGCCAACTTTGAGGGCTTTCCGCAGCCGACATTCAAATGGTACAAGCCCAACGGCATTGAGGTGTGGGACACCGAACAGAACTTTCAGATACTTGCCACCGAGACCAGCACAACGTTGAAAATCCTGAATGCCCAGCTGGAGGACAGCGGCAGCTATGTGCTCAAGGGCACCAATGGCATTGATGTCAAGCAGCTGAGCTTCAATGTGAGCGTCATTTCGGGACCTGTTCTCAGCATGGGTGATGTCTATGTGGTGGCCGGCCAGGAAGCCCATCTCAATTGCAGTGTCAAGTCGTTTCCTCAGGCTGTCGTCACATTTCTCTTCAAGCCCTGTAGCCTCAAGCCGCGCTGGCCATCGTGTGAGCTTGCTTCGCAAAACTTTAGC TATAAGACCAACACGCGTCCCGGATTGTTAAGCGTAGAGTCAATACACGAGGCCATTTTTACGCCCGATAAGCCTGGAATTATTATTTGTGTGGCGCAAAATCAGATCGACAATAAACTGGTTACATCACAGACCAGGGCACACGTACTTTTGGGCACAATTGCCGAGAACATTAGCATATCCGGCATGGATCCAAATCGCAAGATAGCCAAAGGTGATCAAGAGAGCTTCACTTGCGCCGCCTTGGCATATCATTTCGATGGAAATCTGGAATGGTATCTCGACGGCGAACTAATCAGCGAGGGTCCAG ATGTTGAGCTAGAAACGAACAGCACGGAATACTCCTACACAAAGACCCTCAAGTTCCATGCCATTGCTGACAAGGATCGCGGCACCTACGAATGCCGTGCCCGGTACATCAATGACCCGGATAAGTACGATAGTCGCGAGATTACCGTCTATGTCCACGATCCAAAGGCACCACAATGGTCCTACACGAATCTCAATGCCAAATCGAAAATCGAACGCAACTTGGGTGACTCGCTGATACTGGAGTGCAAATCGAAGGCTGTGCCGCAGGCGAAGGTGAGCTGGTACAAGGACGATGTGGAGCTGTTCGAGACGAATCGCACACACCTTGTGGAGGACGGCACCAAGCTGTTGATACCCCATCTCTATCCCAAACACGATGGCATCTATCGCTGTGTGGTCGCCAATCGCCTAGGCAGCATCGAGAACTCCGTGACCGTGGTGATTGCCA ATATTCCGGGCGTGAGCAAGTTATGGATTTGGGTGGGCGCCATCTTTTTCGGCGTACTGATTGCACTCTGCGCCTTCCTGGCCGTACGCTATCGGGAGGAGCGCAAAAATCATTTGGCCTTAAAGTCCGCGGGACTGGCCAACTTTGAAGAGGGCGATGTGGCGCAAATAAATCCGGCGCTGTCATTGGACGAGCAAGCGGAACTGCTGCCCTACAATCGTGAATTCGAGTTTCCGCGCGACAAACTGAAGCTGGGCAAGCAGCTGGGCGCCGGCGCCTTTGGTGTGGTCCTCAAGGGCGAGGCCGAGGGCATACGCAGCGATGAGCCCGTCAGCACCGTGGCCGTTAAAATGGTTAAACGCACCGCCGACGCGGAAGTGGTGCGCGCCCTGGTCTCCGAGCTGAAAATAATGGTGCATCTGGGACAACATTTGAATGTTGTTAATCTATTGGGCGCTGTTACTAAGAATATAGCAAAGC GCGAATTGATGGTCATTGTGGAATATTGTCGCTTTGGCAATATACAGAACTTTTTGTTGCGCAATCGCAAATGTTTTATCAATCAGATAAATCCCATAAATGATCGCATTGATCCCAGCATCATGACGCAACGTATTTCGGACAACTTTGATTTGCATCG TGATGTTGGTGGTGGCTTGAAATATGTTAACGTCGGTTTCCCGAACCATCCATATATCAATCACGTAAACAACAACTATACGCACACTCATCGCAGAAACTCCGACAATGATCCACGGTCGGGCACCCGTGCCGGCCGCACCGTAACCGGCGGCAGCACCTACGATCGTCAGCTGGACACCTGCGCGACGGAGGCAACCGTGATGACCACAGTGCCAGAGG ATGAACATATCATGTCCAACAACTCGATACAACCCGCCTGGCGTTccaactacaagacagactcCACCGAGGCGATGACTGTGACCACCATCGACCTGGTCAGTTGGGCCTTTCAAGTGGCGCGCGGCATGTATTACCTATCCTCGAAGAAGGTACTACACGGCGATCTCGCAGCCCGTAACATACTGCTCTGCGAGGACAATGTTGTGAAGATCTGCGATTTTGGTCTGGCACGTTCCATGTACCGTGGTGATAACTACAAGAAGTCCG AGAGCGGCAAGCTGCCCATCAAATGGCTGGCGCTGGAATCCCTGAGCGATCATGTGTTCAGTACCTACAGCGATGTCTGGTCCTTTGGCATTGTGCTTTGGGAGTTCTTCTCGCTGTCCAAGGTGCCCTATCCGGGCATTGATCCCAATCAGGAGCTGTTCAACAAGCTAAACGACGGCTATCGCATGGAAAAGCCGCCATATGCCAATCAGGAACTCTACGAAATAATGCTCGAGTGCTGGAGGAAGag TCCCGAGAGCAGACCTTTGTTCCATGTGCTGGAGCGACGCCTTGCCAACATGTTGGGCGAGGATGTGGCCAAT CACTATCTGGATTTGAACGATCCGTATATGCGCTCGAATACGGAGTACATGAAGAATCGGCCCACGGACTATTTATCGCTAATGGGCTCGCCGGATGAGTTTGCACCAGCGGCGCCGCGCTATGTCAATGGGCACATAGTGCCCGATATAC GAATCGAAGCTTCACCCGATGATTACCTACAAATGAATGCCGAGAACAACACCGCCATATTTTCACCCACGCGTCCCAAGGGCGACGCGAATCAAAGCACAGAATTTGCCGATTTGCCAGCCATAGAAACAAACGAAACCTCTTTCACGTTCCCAGATACGCGAACCGTTGTGGGCCAACATTCGCCAACGCTGGCCAACAATATGGACAGCAGCGCACACAAGCCGTTGCGCCGAAAGAACGGCATGCCCACCGTGGATGCAGCGGATCAGGCACCCGAGGAGATACCCATGCTACATCGCACCTCCACATCGGATGGTGAACGCAGTCCCGAGCAGGCACGCCGCTTCCCTCAGGCGCTGAAGCAGCAATATGTTACGCCCACGCCCTCGCCACGTCATCACATCGAGACGACGCTAAACGGGAGCGGCGAGAACTATGTGAATGTGAAGCCGCCGCGTAAGAATCTTGTCAACAAATCTGCGCCcggtggcaacagcagcagcagcagcacagacGCCTTCTCCAATCCCAGCTACCAGCCGCTGACCGTTGTTAACGAGAAGCAAGAGCGTAGATATTAA
- the Pvr gene encoding vascular endothelial growth factor receptor 1 isoform X6: protein MRKLLYVLFGLIGISIFDRLEALPRPQNDFEDNDILYNCGGEMGVPLITPCKDSLKLDAGTSYTLQCEASEPIDWWHGHYGHKLSETFDNIGDPQRPYGIRLTLDEVSVENVGAYYCIKSSLGLDPNNWTEETLIELVNNNEASTIYVFVNDKSNLLAPLEPIIQARQYSEVIIPCKPAMPETEVLLTFNSDQDKIYSSMLHLSRHSFYNNASYDPKVGFKLFVTDTVPVYLKCKPNSTTKTKDPNIEIIYYKATDRLNKPIINSTSRGHVYEGQTFQLVCELSAPYGVSYDMHWVVPDKVDKFRYNYTEALFDERAKNTTHRVGRSKLTVTDARLTDKGAYKCVVSDSFRNMEYASYRMHVMQPNSSYLKVSEPSNHYTVHEHVNRTIQMTANFEGFPQPTFKWYKPNGIEVWDTEQNFQILATETSTTLKILNAQLEDSGSYVLKGTNGIDVKQLSFNVSVISGPVLSMGDVYVVAGQEAHLNCSVKSFPQAVVTFLFKPCSLKPRWPSCELASQNFSSETVQEEYQYKTNTRPGLLSVESIHEAIFTPDKPGIIICVAQNQIDNKLVTSQTRAHVLLGTIAENISISGMDPNRKIAKGDQESFTCAALAYHFDGNLEWYLDGELISEGPDVELETNSTEYSYTKTLKFHAIADKDRGTYECRARYINDPDKYDSREITVYVHDPKAPQWSYTNLNAKSKIERNLGDSLILECKSKAVPQAKVSWYKDDVELFETNRTHLVEDGTKLLIPHLYPKHDGIYRCVVANRLGSIENSVTVVIANIPGVSKLWIWVGAIFFGVLIALCAFLAVRYREERKNHLALKSAGLANFEEGDVAQINPALSLDEQAELLPYNREFEFPRDKLKLGKQLGAGAFGVVLKGEAEGIRSDEPVSTVAVKMVKRTADAEVVRALVSELKIMVHLGQHLNVVNLLGAVTKNIAKRELMVIVEYCRFGNIQNFLLRNRKCFINQINPINDRIDPSIMTQRISDNFDLHRDVGGGLKYVNVGFPNHPYINHVNNNYTHTHRRNSDNDPRSGTRAGRTVTGGSTYDRQLDTCATEATVMTTVPEDEHIMSNNSIQPAWRSNYKTDSTEAMTVTTIDLVSWAFQVARGMYYLSSKKVLHGDLAARNILLCEDNVVKICDFGLARSMYRGDNYKKSESGKLPIKWLALESLSDHVFSTYSDVWSFGIVLWEFFSLSKVPYPGIDPNQELFNKLNDGYRMEKPPYANQELYEIMLECWRKSPESRPLFHVLERRLANMLGEDVANHYLDLNDPYMRSNTEYMKNRPTDYLSLMGSPDEFAPAAPRYVNGHIVPDIRIEASPDDYLQMNAENNTAIFSPTRPKGDANQSTEFADLPAIETNETSFTFPDTRTVVGQHSPTLANNMDSSAHKPLRRKNGMPTVDAADQAPEEIPMLHRTSTSDGERSPEQARRFPQALKQQYVTPTPSPRHHIETTLNGSGENYVNVKPPRKNLVNKSAPGGNSSSSSTDAFSNPSYQPLTVVNEKQERRY from the exons ATGCGGAAACTCTTGTATGTGCTGTTCGGCCTTATCGGGATCTCAATATTCGACCGCTTGGAAGCAT TGCCACGTCCTCAAAATGACTTTGAGGATAACGATATACTCTACAATTGTGGCGGCGAAATGGGCGTGCCGCTTATAACGCCCTGCAAGGACTCTCTCAAGCTGGATGCGGGCACCTCGTACACGCTCCAGTGCGAGGCCAGTGAGCCCATCGATTGGTGGCATGGCCACTATGGACACAAGCTGAGCGAGACATTTGACAACATTGGGGATCCACAGCGTCCGTATGGCATTAGGCTGACGCTGGACGAGGTGAGCGTTGAAAATGTGGGTGCCTATTACTGCATCAAAAGCTCGCTGGGACTGGATCCGAACAACTGGACCGAGGAGACGCTGATCGAGCTGGTCAACAACAATGAAGCCAGCACCATCTATGTGTTTGTGAATGACAAAAGCAATTTGCTGGCGCCGCTGGAGCCCATCATCCAAGCACGACAATACTCCGAAGTgataataccctgtaaaccgGCCATGCCCGAGACGGAGGTGCTGCTGACATTTAACAGTGAT CAAGATAAAATATACTCAAGTATGCTTCATCTAAGCCGACATAGTTTCTACAATAATGCAAGCTACGATCCCAAGGTGGGATTCAAATTGTTTGTCACTGACACAGTGCCCGTCTACTTGAAGTGCAAACCGAATAGCACGACTAAAACAAAGGATCCCAACATAGAAATAATCTATTACA AAGCGACCGATCGCCTCAACAAGCCCATCATCAACTCGACATCGCGTGGCCATGTCTACGAGGGACAAACATTCCAGCTAGTCTGCGAACTGTCCGCACCGTACGGCGTTTCCTACGACATGCACTGGGTTGTTCCGGACAAGGTGGACAAG TTTCGCTACAACTATACCGAGGCGCTGTTCGACGAGCGGGCCAAGAATACCACCCACCGGGTGGGTCGCAGCAAGCTGACCGTGACAGATGCCAGGTTGACCGACAAAGGAGCCTACAAGTGTGTCGTGAGTGACTCGTTTAGGAATATGGAGTACGCTTCCTACAGGATGCATGTTATGC AGCCCAACTCGAGCTATCTGAAGGTGTCAGAGCCCTCGAATCACTATACGGTGCACGAGCATGTCAACCGTACTATCCAGATGACGGCCAACTTTGAGGGCTTTCCGCAGCCGACATTCAAATGGTACAAGCCCAACGGCATTGAGGTGTGGGACACCGAACAGAACTTTCAGATACTTGCCACCGAGACCAGCACAACGTTGAAAATCCTGAATGCCCAGCTGGAGGACAGCGGCAGCTATGTGCTCAAGGGCACCAATGGCATTGATGTCAAGCAGCTGAGCTTCAATGTGAGCGTCATTTCGGGACCTGTTCTCAGCATGGGTGATGTCTATGTGGTGGCCGGCCAGGAAGCCCATCTCAATTGCAGTGTCAAGTCGTTTCCTCAGGCTGTCGTCACATTTCTCTTCAAGCCCTGTAGCCTCAAGCCGCGCTGGCCATCGTGTGAGCTTGCTTCGCAAAACTTTAGC TCGGAAACAGTTCAGGAAGAATATCAG TATAAGACCAACACGCGTCCCGGATTGTTAAGCGTAGAGTCAATACACGAGGCCATTTTTACGCCCGATAAGCCTGGAATTATTATTTGTGTGGCGCAAAATCAGATCGACAATAAACTGGTTACATCACAGACCAGGGCACACGTACTTTTGGGCACAATTGCCGAGAACATTAGCATATCCGGCATGGATCCAAATCGCAAGATAGCCAAAGGTGATCAAGAGAGCTTCACTTGCGCCGCCTTGGCATATCATTTCGATGGAAATCTGGAATGGTATCTCGACGGCGAACTAATCAGCGAGGGTCCAG ATGTTGAGCTAGAAACGAACAGCACGGAATACTCCTACACAAAGACCCTCAAGTTCCATGCCATTGCTGACAAGGATCGCGGCACCTACGAATGCCGTGCCCGGTACATCAATGACCCGGATAAGTACGATAGTCGCGAGATTACCGTCTATGTCCACGATCCAAAGGCACCACAATGGTCCTACACGAATCTCAATGCCAAATCGAAAATCGAACGCAACTTGGGTGACTCGCTGATACTGGAGTGCAAATCGAAGGCTGTGCCGCAGGCGAAGGTGAGCTGGTACAAGGACGATGTGGAGCTGTTCGAGACGAATCGCACACACCTTGTGGAGGACGGCACCAAGCTGTTGATACCCCATCTCTATCCCAAACACGATGGCATCTATCGCTGTGTGGTCGCCAATCGCCTAGGCAGCATCGAGAACTCCGTGACCGTGGTGATTGCCA ATATTCCGGGCGTGAGCAAGTTATGGATTTGGGTGGGCGCCATCTTTTTCGGCGTACTGATTGCACTCTGCGCCTTCCTGGCCGTACGCTATCGGGAGGAGCGCAAAAATCATTTGGCCTTAAAGTCCGCGGGACTGGCCAACTTTGAAGAGGGCGATGTGGCGCAAATAAATCCGGCGCTGTCATTGGACGAGCAAGCGGAACTGCTGCCCTACAATCGTGAATTCGAGTTTCCGCGCGACAAACTGAAGCTGGGCAAGCAGCTGGGCGCCGGCGCCTTTGGTGTGGTCCTCAAGGGCGAGGCCGAGGGCATACGCAGCGATGAGCCCGTCAGCACCGTGGCCGTTAAAATGGTTAAACGCACCGCCGACGCGGAAGTGGTGCGCGCCCTGGTCTCCGAGCTGAAAATAATGGTGCATCTGGGACAACATTTGAATGTTGTTAATCTATTGGGCGCTGTTACTAAGAATATAGCAAAGC GCGAATTGATGGTCATTGTGGAATATTGTCGCTTTGGCAATATACAGAACTTTTTGTTGCGCAATCGCAAATGTTTTATCAATCAGATAAATCCCATAAATGATCGCATTGATCCCAGCATCATGACGCAACGTATTTCGGACAACTTTGATTTGCATCG TGATGTTGGTGGTGGCTTGAAATATGTTAACGTCGGTTTCCCGAACCATCCATATATCAATCACGTAAACAACAACTATACGCACACTCATCGCAGAAACTCCGACAATGATCCACGGTCGGGCACCCGTGCCGGCCGCACCGTAACCGGCGGCAGCACCTACGATCGTCAGCTGGACACCTGCGCGACGGAGGCAACCGTGATGACCACAGTGCCAGAGG ATGAACATATCATGTCCAACAACTCGATACAACCCGCCTGGCGTTccaactacaagacagactcCACCGAGGCGATGACTGTGACCACCATCGACCTGGTCAGTTGGGCCTTTCAAGTGGCGCGCGGCATGTATTACCTATCCTCGAAGAAGGTACTACACGGCGATCTCGCAGCCCGTAACATACTGCTCTGCGAGGACAATGTTGTGAAGATCTGCGATTTTGGTCTGGCACGTTCCATGTACCGTGGTGATAACTACAAGAAGTCCG AGAGCGGCAAGCTGCCCATCAAATGGCTGGCGCTGGAATCCCTGAGCGATCATGTGTTCAGTACCTACAGCGATGTCTGGTCCTTTGGCATTGTGCTTTGGGAGTTCTTCTCGCTGTCCAAGGTGCCCTATCCGGGCATTGATCCCAATCAGGAGCTGTTCAACAAGCTAAACGACGGCTATCGCATGGAAAAGCCGCCATATGCCAATCAGGAACTCTACGAAATAATGCTCGAGTGCTGGAGGAAGag TCCCGAGAGCAGACCTTTGTTCCATGTGCTGGAGCGACGCCTTGCCAACATGTTGGGCGAGGATGTGGCCAAT CACTATCTGGATTTGAACGATCCGTATATGCGCTCGAATACGGAGTACATGAAGAATCGGCCCACGGACTATTTATCGCTAATGGGCTCGCCGGATGAGTTTGCACCAGCGGCGCCGCGCTATGTCAATGGGCACATAGTGCCCGATATAC GAATCGAAGCTTCACCCGATGATTACCTACAAATGAATGCCGAGAACAACACCGCCATATTTTCACCCACGCGTCCCAAGGGCGACGCGAATCAAAGCACAGAATTTGCCGATTTGCCAGCCATAGAAACAAACGAAACCTCTTTCACGTTCCCAGATACGCGAACCGTTGTGGGCCAACATTCGCCAACGCTGGCCAACAATATGGACAGCAGCGCACACAAGCCGTTGCGCCGAAAGAACGGCATGCCCACCGTGGATGCAGCGGATCAGGCACCCGAGGAGATACCCATGCTACATCGCACCTCCACATCGGATGGTGAACGCAGTCCCGAGCAGGCACGCCGCTTCCCTCAGGCGCTGAAGCAGCAATATGTTACGCCCACGCCCTCGCCACGTCATCACATCGAGACGACGCTAAACGGGAGCGGCGAGAACTATGTGAATGTGAAGCCGCCGCGTAAGAATCTTGTCAACAAATCTGCGCCcggtggcaacagcagcagcagcagcacagacGCCTTCTCCAATCCCAGCTACCAGCCGCTGACCGTTGTTAACGAGAAGCAAGAGCGTAGATATTAA